TTTATTTTCCCCATTAACTTAAGAAACAGTCTTTCATTAGAATGGTTTTTGTTTACTCTTGCATAGATAAGGAAAGTTTTTAATTTGTAATATACCACAATATACTATAAAAGAAGGACTTAATTTCGAGGAGGAAAAAATGAAAATTTTAGTAATTAACCCAGGCTCAACCTCTACAAAAATAGCCGTTTATGAGGATGAAAAAGGCATTTTCTCTAAAACTATTGAGCACTCAAAGGAAGAACTTTCAAAATTTCAAAGGATCTCCGATCAACTTGAATTTAGAAAAGAAACTATTTTGGATGTGCTAAATAGCGAACATTTTGATCTAAAACATTTTAGTGCAATTTCTGCAAGAGGTGGTAATATACATCCAGTTGTATCTGGCACTTACATTGTTAACGAAAAAATGGTAAATGATATGCTTTCGCTTAAATACGGAGCGCATGCTTCCAACCTGGGAGCACCTATTGCATTTGAGTTATCAAAAGAATTCAATATTCCTGCTTTTATTGTAGATCCTGTAATAGTTGATGAAATGGAGCCTATGAATAAAATTACAGGCATAAAAGGAATTTTAAGGCAAGCAAAAGATCACCCTTTAAATCAAAAAGCCGTGGGTAGAGTTGTTGCAAAGCAACTTAATAAAACTTACGAAGATTGCAATTTTGTTATTGCCCACCTTGGTGGAGGTATCTCTATAGGAGCACATAGAAAAGGTAAAATTATAGATGTAAACAATGCCCTCAACGGAGATGGGCCTTTTACACCTGAAAGGGCAGGAGATATACCAAATGTATCACTTGTTGAAATGTGTTTCTCAAATCAATACACCAAAGAGGAGATATTAAGTATTCTTGCAGGAAAAGGTGGGCTTGTGTCTCACTTAAATACAAATTCTCTAAAAGAAGTTTTTAATAGAATTGAAAATGGAGATGAATACGCAAAACTTGTTTATGAAGCAATGGTTCTTCAGATATCAAAATGGATTGGTATAATGTCGGTTGTTCTTAAAGGAGAAATTGATGCTATAATCCTTACAGGAGGAATGTGCTATTCAGATAAATTGGTAAAGGATATTATTTCTTATGTGGGTTGGATTGCGCAGGTTATACCAGTCCCAGGAGAGTTTGAAATGAGGGCTTTAGCAGAAGGTGCCTTAAGAGTTTTAAGGAAGGAAGAAGAGCCTAAAACATACGAATAAGGAGGAAAGCATGGAAAACTATAAAAGGTTTGTTATGGAGTTTGGTTTTGGAATTGATTCTCACGGACAAGACTCAACTAACGCAGCAATAAAAGCAGTAAAGGACGCAATTTCAAGAGTTTATATAATCGGCTTACTTGAATTACCAATTAAAGATTTTAAAATTAACGCTGTTATTGGAGTGCCACATCATAAGGAAGTTGATATTGAGAAAGTAAAAGAAGCATTTCCAATAAAAAATAATTTGAATATTGAAATAAAAGAAGGCGGACTTATAGACTACGGTACAATAATGGAAGAATTCAACGATAAAACAAACGAAATACTTATTGCAGTTTGTAGCATCACTGTAAGTGTATTAATTTAAATAGGAGGTAAAAATGGTAAAAATTGGCGAAGTAATTGAAGATTTTGAACTAAAGGATCAAAACGATCAAACTTTTAAACTTAGTGATTTTAAAGGTAAAAGAGTCCTTTTATCGTTTCATCCTCTTGCATGGACTTCTGTATGTGAAAAACAGATGTTAAGCCTCGAAGCACACCAAGAAATGTTTGCAAGCCTTAATACTGTTGCAGTTGGTGTAAGTGTAGATTCTGTTCCGTGCAAGGAAGCATGGGCAAAACATATTGGTATTAACAAAACAAGGCTTCTCTGTGATTTTTGGCCTCATGGACGTGTTGCCGAAC
This genomic stretch from Caldisericaceae bacterium harbors:
- a CDS encoding redoxin domain-containing protein, which translates into the protein MVKIGEVIEDFELKDQNDQTFKLSDFKGKRVLLSFHPLAWTSVCEKQMLSLEAHQEMFASLNTVAVGVSVDSVPCKEAWAKHIGINKTRLLCDFWPHGRVAELFKIFRHFNGFSERANIILDENQKIIFAKVYPIKELPDIDEVIDFLKNS
- a CDS encoding Lin0512 family protein — translated: MENYKRFVMEFGFGIDSHGQDSTNAAIKAVKDAISRVYIIGLLELPIKDFKINAVIGVPHHKEVDIEKVKEAFPIKNNLNIEIKEGGLIDYGTIMEEFNDKTNEILIAVCSITVSVLI
- the buk gene encoding butyrate kinase, which encodes MKILVINPGSTSTKIAVYEDEKGIFSKTIEHSKEELSKFQRISDQLEFRKETILDVLNSEHFDLKHFSAISARGGNIHPVVSGTYIVNEKMVNDMLSLKYGAHASNLGAPIAFELSKEFNIPAFIVDPVIVDEMEPMNKITGIKGILRQAKDHPLNQKAVGRVVAKQLNKTYEDCNFVIAHLGGGISIGAHRKGKIIDVNNALNGDGPFTPERAGDIPNVSLVEMCFSNQYTKEEILSILAGKGGLVSHLNTNSLKEVFNRIENGDEYAKLVYEAMVLQISKWIGIMSVVLKGEIDAIILTGGMCYSDKLVKDIISYVGWIAQVIPVPGEFEMRALAEGALRVLRKEEEPKTYE